The window CGGACCTTCCCGGCCTGCGGCCTCTACCTGTGGAAAATATCATACGGCGAAAAATTGTGGCAGACGGGCCGCCCGTAAGGCTCTCCCGCAAACTCTTCAGCAAAAAACAGAAGGCAGAAGAGATATAAATAGCGATTTAGCTTATGCCCTATCGATGATAAACGGTATTTTTTTCTTAAAGCCTCCTTCTCTGAGGCGGCCAGAGAGCCGAAATCTTTGATTTCGTGCGATTCGGCTGGTAGTTACATCAGAGGTGTCGGCCGCCAGTTTTTTGGCGGCTGACGGAAGGAGTGTTACTCTGTTTGGCGCGGTAACCGCGCCAAACAAAGCCCGCGGCAAAAGCCGCGGAAGAACATAAGGTCAACACTCCCTCAGTCTCGGCGAAAAAACATCGCCGAGCCAGCTCCCTCAATGAGGGAGCCAAAATCTTTGCTAAATCGTTATTTATCTCTTAATCCACAGATGACCGGCGGGAGGTTAAAAAGGCGGGATTTGTCCTGTTAAGTGTAGTTAAGGCCTCTGCGGATATTCACTTATATGGTAAAATAAATATTTGAGCTGAACCGAAATTTGGCAAAAGAAGACCTCTGTATAGAGAGACAGGGAGGCTGCAAATTTGTGGAATAGAGATATAGGGATAGATTTAGGCACGGCGACGGTGCTGGTGTTCGTCAAGGGCAAGGGCGTGGTGCTGCGCGAACCCTCGGTCGTCGCGATGGACCAGAACACGGGAAAGATTCTCTCTGTCGGCGAAGACGCGAAGATCATGATCGGCAAGACCCCCGGCAACGTGGTGGCCATCCGCCCGCTGCGCGACGGAGTGATCGCCGACTATACGATGACCGAGGTGATGCTGCGCGAATTCCTCAAGAAAACCACCTCCGGTATGGAGCGCATCGTGCGCCACCGCCTGATGATCGGCGTGCCCGCGGGGGCCACCGACGTTGAGCGCCGCGCGGTGCTCGAGGCCGCCCTTGAAGTGGGGGCCAAAGAGGCCTACCTCATAGAGGAGCCGATGGCCGCCGCGATCGGCGCAAATATGCCGGTCGGCGAGGCGGTGGGGAACATGGTGGTCGACATCGGCGGCGGTACGACGGATATCGCGATCGTTTCCCTCGGAGGGCTCGTCGTCTTTGAGTCGCTGCGAGTCGGCGGCGACAAGTTCGACGAGGCGATCGTCCGCTATATGCGCAAGCAGTATAATCTCGCCATCGGCGAGCAGACGGCGGAGGATGTGAAGAAGCAGATCGGCGCCTGCGACCCGACGAAGGCCTCGCCGGACAAGCTGATGGACATTCGCGGACGCGACCTCGTCCAGGGGCTGCCCCGCCAGGTGACGGTAAACAGCGTCGACGTCGCGAAGGCGATCGACGAACCGGTGAGCAGTATCATCGCCGGTATAAAGCGCGTCCTTGAAAAGACGCCGCCGGAGCTCTCCGCCGATGTTATGGACCGTGGCATCATCCTCACGGGAGGCGGAGCCTACCTGCGCGGCCTTGCGGAGCTGATTATGGAAGAGACCGAGATAAACGCTGTGGTCGCCGAATCGGCCGGCGAATGCGTCGCCCTTGGCACCGGCATCGCGCTGGAGTCGCTCGACAAACTGAAGGAGACCGGCGCTGTCTATCTCGCAACGAAAAAGGGTTTCAAGGGCAGATAAAGCCATGCACTATTGGTGGGAGCGCGACGGCATTCGCTTTGAATGTACCGCCTGCGGTCGCTGCTGCGGCGGTGAACCGGGCTCCATCTGGGTGACGCCGGAGGAGCGGTCTAGGATCGCGCGCGAGCTTGGAATAGACGAGACGACCCTGAGAAAGGAATATTTAACGCGCCGCGAGGGAAGGTGCAGTATAAAAGAGATGGAAAATTATGACTGTATTTTCCTCGAACGAAACTCGCGGCGTTGTAAAATTTACAAAGTACGTCCTTTACAGTGCCGTTTGTTTCCCTTCTGGCCCTCTATGCTGCGTGATAAAAAAATTTGGAATTATTACGCCGATTACTGTCCTGGAATGAATAGTGGTAAATATTACTCTCCAGAAATAATTAAAAAATTCTTAAATTTGCCTGCGGCTGAGCTTTTATAAAAAAATTTAATAAATAAATTGGATAATTTTTAGAAATTTATCTTTGTTATACATTAAAAGCGCAAAAAATAAGTCTTAATTGCCTATCGTATTCTGGAAATTAAATCTTGATTTTATTACTCGGCGAATGTAAACTAATATATGTAAGAAATATGTAAACTGAACCATTATCCCTAATAGGTACAAAAATCGAGGAGGTTGTTCACATGCCGTCAAATTGCTCAGTAGCGCCGAAAGATGTATTCTCAACAATAGAAAAGCTCCTTCTTCGCGATGGGTTTGATATTGTTATTGATATGGAGCAGTCGAAGGGAAGCCACATAATCGACTCCGCCACAGGCACAAACTGGCTGGATTTCTACACGTTCTTCGCCTCAGCGCCGTTTGGAATGAACCACCCCAAACTTGACAATCCCGAGTTTAAAGAGAAGATATTCCGCGCGGCAATCAACAAGGTCGCTAACTCCGACATCTACACGCAGGAGATGGCGGAATTTATCAAGACCTTTGGCGAAGTGGCCGTTCCCGAGGGATTCAACCATGTATTCTTTATTGACTACGGTACGCTCGCGGTAGAGAACACCTTCAAAGTGGCGATGGACTGGAAGGTCCAGAAGCTCATGCAGAAAGGCAAGATCACTCCCGGCGAGGCCTACAACGGACGCAAAGGCACGAAGATTATGCACTTCAACGAAGCCTTCCACGGACGTTCGGGCTATACCCTCTCCGTAACGAACACCAACGATCCGAACAAGCACCAGCGTTACGCTAAGTTTACCGACTGGCCGCGCATTATCAACCCGAAGATCACCTTCCCGCTTGAGGAACATATCGGCGACGTCGAGTGGCTCGAAGCGCAGGCGATCAAGCAGATCAAGCAGGTGCTCATGGACGATCCCGACGGCGTCGCGGCGGTCATCATCGAGACGATCCAGGGCGAGGGCGGAGACAACCACTTCCGCACCGAGTTCTTCCAGAAGCTGCGCCAGATCTGCGACGAAAATGAAATGCTCCTTATTTTCGACGAAGTCCAGTGCGGTATGGGCATCACCGGCAAGATGTGGGCCTGGGAGCATCACGCCCCCGTGAAGCCCGACCTCTTCTCCTTTGGTAAGAAGGCCCAGATCTGCGGACTTGTCGCAGGTCCGCGCGTCGACGAAGTGGAAAACAACTGCTTCAAGGTCTCCAGCCGCATCAACTCGACCTGGGGCGGCACGGTCGTAGACATGGTCCGCGCCCAGAAATACCTTGAGATCTACCGCGACGACAAAGTTCTTGACTACGTCAGCAACGTCGCCGGTCCCGCGCTCTACGCCGGACTCAAAGAGCTCGAAGCGGAGTTCCCCGGATATATCCGCAACGTCCGCGGCAAGGGACTTATGTGCGCCTATGACATCTGCTGCCCGCAGCTCCGCGACGCCTTCCTCAAGGAATGCCAGAAGAACAACATGCTCATCCTCGGCTGCGGCAGCAACACTGTCCGCTTCCGTCCCGCGCTCAACGTTCCCCTTGAGGACCTGCAGCTCGGAATCGAGATCTCCCGCAAGGCCGCTAAGGCGGTATTCAAGAAGTAATTGGCGGTACAGGTCAGTATATAAAAATGCCGGAGCGACGCTCCGGCATTTTTTTGTGCGGTTTTGCGGCGGGACGCGCCTGCGCCGTTATGCCACCGGCGCGTGCTTGATGAAGCTGTCGTTGCGCATCTCAAGGAAGGCCTCCCTGATCTCTTCGCCGGTGTTCATCACCACCGGACCACCCCAGGCCACCGGCTCACGCAGAGGTCTGCCGCTGAGGAAGATGATGCGCGCCTCTCTGTCCTCGGGAGCCTCGATAGTGACGCTCTCTCCCTCTCCGAACAGAGCGGCCGTCTTTGCGGGGATATTCATGCCGCCTGCTGCCGCCTCTCCCTCGATGGTGAAGATAAAGACGGTCTCTCCCTCTTTGGTGGGGATGCTGATCTTCTTTCCCCGCTTTAACGTGATGTCGTAGATGCTGGCCTGTATATGGTTCGTGGAGACGCCCCGGTGTCCCTGATATTCGCCGGAGACGATGCGGACGAGGGCGTTTTCATCCTCTACCTTTTTTATCATCTCTCCCTTGATGTCAAAGTAGCGCGGCGCGGTCATCTTATCCTCCTGAGGCAGGTTGAGCCATATCTGGAGGCCAAGCATACGGGGGCCGGACATCGGCATCTCCTGGTGCATAATGCCGCTGCCCGCCGTCATCCACTGACTTTCGCCGCCGTGGATCGTTCCGCGGTTGCCGAGGCTGTCCTGGTGCTCCATCTCACCCTCGATGAGGTAGGTGATCGTCTCTATACCCCTGTGCGGGTGGAAGGGAAAGCCCGCCGTATAGTCGTCCGGATTTCGTGAGTCGAATGAGTCCAGCATGAGGAACGGGTCAAAGTCCCGCACCGTCTCATGGCCGAGCACGCGCACGAGGCGTACCCCCGCGCCATCCGTCGCCATCTGTCCCTGTACCGTCTTTATTATTTTACGTTCCATAGTTATACCTGCTTTCTTTTAGAAATCATTTTTATTTACCGTATAAACATACGCTGCGTGAACCATTCACAGGAGGGCAATAATACTAATCAAAATCTAGGCAAAATAGGCTGTGCGGCTATAAAGTGTCGGCGGCGCTTAGGAGCTTTCATCTCCTGAGCGCCGCCGGCCCTTTGTTTTGTCATTAGCGGACGGCCTACTGGCCTTTGGCCGTGCTTAGCCGCTTATCTCCCGTCCATTTTTCTCCTTGCTAGAAGGTGACCCGCCAGCCTCCGCGGATGGCCCAGTCTTCGGTGAATACGCCGCCGGATGAGCGTTCCAGCGAGAAGTAGAGAGAGTTGCGCGGGTTTACCTGATGCGTGACGCCTATGCCGTATGTCCACCAGTCGTCGCCGAAGCTCTCGCCTGCGATGTGTTTGCCGCTGGCGTAGCGGATGTCGAGGTCGCCGTCAAATTCTTTCAGGTAGGATATCTTGGCGTAGAAGTTCGTCCTGTCGGTCTCATAGCCGATCAGCGCCCCGAGCCTTCCGAGCAGTGAGTTGAAATCGTCCACCCCGATGCGCAGGCCGTTGCTGGCGCTGAAGTAGGCGCTGCCCTGGCGCAGATAGCTCAGCTGCGCCTGCGGCTCGACGTACCATCTGCCGCCGGTTCTGTTTTCTTTGAGGCGGAAGCGCCTGCCTATCTCCACGGAGGCGCCGAAGCCGCCGAGGTCGACGTCGTCTCCGACGACCAGCGTTCCCGCCGTGTCGAATACGCGGAAGTCGTTAGTGCTCCATACGTACTTGGCT is drawn from Cloacibacillus porcorum and contains these coding sequences:
- a CDS encoding rod shape-determining protein — protein: MWNRDIGIDLGTATVLVFVKGKGVVLREPSVVAMDQNTGKILSVGEDAKIMIGKTPGNVVAIRPLRDGVIADYTMTEVMLREFLKKTTSGMERIVRHRLMIGVPAGATDVERRAVLEAALEVGAKEAYLIEEPMAAAIGANMPVGEAVGNMVVDIGGGTTDIAIVSLGGLVVFESLRVGGDKFDEAIVRYMRKQYNLAIGEQTAEDVKKQIGACDPTKASPDKLMDIRGRDLVQGLPRQVTVNSVDVAKAIDEPVSSIIAGIKRVLEKTPPELSADVMDRGIILTGGGAYLRGLAELIMEETEINAVVAESAGECVALGTGIALESLDKLKETGAVYLATKKGFKGR
- a CDS encoding YkgJ family cysteine cluster protein, whose product is MHYWWERDGIRFECTACGRCCGGEPGSIWVTPEERSRIARELGIDETTLRKEYLTRREGRCSIKEMENYDCIFLERNSRRCKIYKVRPLQCRLFPFWPSMLRDKKIWNYYADYCPGMNSGKYYSPEIIKKFLNLPAAELL
- the lat gene encoding L-lysine 6-transaminase codes for the protein MPSNCSVAPKDVFSTIEKLLLRDGFDIVIDMEQSKGSHIIDSATGTNWLDFYTFFASAPFGMNHPKLDNPEFKEKIFRAAINKVANSDIYTQEMAEFIKTFGEVAVPEGFNHVFFIDYGTLAVENTFKVAMDWKVQKLMQKGKITPGEAYNGRKGTKIMHFNEAFHGRSGYTLSVTNTNDPNKHQRYAKFTDWPRIINPKITFPLEEHIGDVEWLEAQAIKQIKQVLMDDPDGVAAVIIETIQGEGGDNHFRTEFFQKLRQICDENEMLLIFDEVQCGMGITGKMWAWEHHAPVKPDLFSFGKKAQICGLVAGPRVDEVENNCFKVSSRINSTWGGTVVDMVRAQKYLEIYRDDKVLDYVSNVAGPALYAGLKELEAEFPGYIRNVRGKGLMCAYDICCPQLRDAFLKECQKNNMLILGCGSNTVRFRPALNVPLEDLQLGIEISRKAAKAVFKK
- a CDS encoding pirin family protein, whose amino-acid sequence is MERKIIKTVQGQMATDGAGVRLVRVLGHETVRDFDPFLMLDSFDSRNPDDYTAGFPFHPHRGIETITYLIEGEMEHQDSLGNRGTIHGGESQWMTAGSGIMHQEMPMSGPRMLGLQIWLNLPQEDKMTAPRYFDIKGEMIKKVEDENALVRIVSGEYQGHRGVSTNHIQASIYDITLKRGKKISIPTKEGETVFIFTIEGEAAAGGMNIPAKTAALFGEGESVTIEAPEDREARIIFLSGRPLREPVAWGGPVVMNTGEEIREAFLEMRNDSFIKHAPVA